In Dysgonomonadaceae bacterium zrk40, one genomic interval encodes:
- a CDS encoding 6-carboxytetrahydropterin synthase, with the protein MYKISKQFPFSAAHSLHGLPDDHPCSRLHGHNYVVTVHLRAEKLNSQGFVRDYNELHVVKEYIDTQLDHRNLNDIMAPLNSSAENLAKMIFDHFKPLLPELYAIEVSETPKTSAIYEPECE; encoded by the coding sequence ATGTACAAGATAAGCAAGCAATTTCCTTTCTCGGCTGCCCACTCGCTGCACGGCCTCCCCGATGACCATCCCTGCAGCCGACTCCATGGGCACAACTATGTGGTCACCGTTCACCTGCGTGCAGAAAAACTGAACAGCCAGGGTTTCGTACGTGATTACAACGAATTACATGTTGTGAAGGAGTACATCGACACTCAACTTGACCACAGGAACCTCAACGACATCATGGCTCCCCTCAACTCCTCGGCAGAGAACCTGGCGAAGATGATCTTCGATCACTTCAAGCCGCTGCTCCCGGAACTATACGCCATCGAAGTAAGTGAAACGCCCAAGACCTCAGCCATCTATGAACCTGAATGTGAATGA
- a CDS encoding endonuclease/exonuclease/phosphatase family protein, with translation MRARSKKKRSFRDFIKWIIFATNLVVILLLFTSFLSWKVSPLKSNLFSYIGLGFGLIFLLNMAYLLFWIFFSKWKLALISLAAILICHKPVTTFFPMHLFPVKEPHGTIEVLTYNVQGFPEERNKNSEEHPILDYIAATDADIVCLQEYLVSKTGQSIFSQRDVNRILNKYPYRSVTGLESSGKYHIFGLACFSKHPIEDTEEIVFESSYNGAAVYTINIEGKRYTVANVHLESNSIMAEDKKLYSDFIQNSDSVKLEQVASNIRSRLGSAYRLRAKQAEKVKKYITTQETDGTIICGDFNDTPISYAYSRMKRGLKDAYVSTAFGPGITYHEDLFLFRIDYILHSEELKPFRTKVDRVPFSDHYPLRTHLKWVDNSEEKE, from the coding sequence ATGCGAGCAAGAAGTAAAAAAAAGCGGTCGTTCAGGGACTTTATTAAGTGGATCATCTTTGCCACCAACCTGGTCGTGATCCTGCTGCTCTTCACCTCCTTTCTCTCCTGGAAGGTGTCACCCCTGAAATCCAACCTCTTCTCATACATTGGGTTGGGGTTCGGCCTCATCTTTCTGCTCAATATGGCCTACCTCCTCTTCTGGATCTTTTTCTCGAAGTGGAAGTTGGCCCTGATTTCCCTGGCGGCAATCCTGATCTGCCACAAACCGGTCACCACTTTCTTCCCGATGCATCTTTTCCCGGTGAAAGAGCCCCACGGCACAATAGAAGTGCTGACCTACAACGTGCAAGGCTTTCCGGAGGAACGGAACAAGAACTCTGAGGAGCACCCTATCCTCGATTATATCGCTGCGACCGATGCCGACATCGTCTGCCTGCAGGAGTATCTGGTGAGCAAGACTGGACAATCGATCTTTTCACAGCGAGATGTAAACCGCATTCTGAATAAATATCCTTACAGATCGGTTACAGGTTTGGAATCTTCCGGAAAATATCATATCTTCGGATTGGCATGTTTCTCAAAGCATCCCATTGAGGATACGGAGGAGATTGTTTTCGAGTCCTCCTACAACGGTGCAGCGGTCTACACCATCAACATAGAGGGTAAGAGGTATACGGTAGCGAATGTACACCTGGAGTCGAACAGCATCATGGCGGAGGACAAGAAGCTCTACAGCGATTTCATCCAGAACAGCGATTCGGTAAAGTTGGAGCAGGTTGCCAGCAACATCCGTAGTCGGTTGGGCAGTGCCTACCGCCTGCGTGCCAAACAGGCAGAGAAAGTGAAGAAGTATATCACAACACAGGAAACTGATGGAACCATCATCTGCGGTGACTTCAACGATACCCCCATCTCATACGCCTACTCAAGGATGAAAAGGGGATTGAAAGATGCCTACGTTTCCACCGCCTTTGGACCGGGGATCACCTATCACGAAGACCTCTTCCTGTTTCGCATCGACTACATCCTTCACAGTGAAGAATTGAAACCCTTTCGTACAAAAGTCGACAGGGTACCATTCTCAGACCATTATCCGCTAAGGACCCACCTGAAATGGGTGGACAACAGCGAAGAAAAAGAGTAA
- a CDS encoding rhomboid family intramembrane serine protease, whose protein sequence is MADIIDNLKHKYKTGNVITRLLFINTLVFVALKVVMVFFTLFNVHALDPVTFLGVPSHVPILLGRIWTPLTYMFVHEGFLHLLFNMLWLYWFGQIFLQYFSGRTLGSLYLLGGLAGALFYVVAFNTIPYYTDMDRGWMIGASAAVMAIVMGAAFYRPEVQINLLFLGPIKIVYIAIFAFLIDFLSLGSASNPGGHVAHIGGALLGFLFAMQYKQGKDITNWMSRLLDGVAGLFKPRQKSARMKVKHSRNETDWEYNRRKNEEQEVIDAILDKLKQSGYGSLSSDEKKKLFDASKK, encoded by the coding sequence ATGGCCGATATTATTGACAACCTGAAACATAAATACAAAACCGGGAATGTGATCACACGCCTGTTGTTCATCAACACCCTTGTATTTGTTGCACTGAAGGTGGTGATGGTCTTCTTCACGCTATTCAATGTCCATGCTTTAGATCCGGTCACCTTCCTGGGTGTACCCTCTCATGTTCCTATACTGCTGGGTCGCATCTGGACCCCTCTCACCTACATGTTCGTGCATGAGGGATTCCTGCACCTGCTGTTCAACATGCTCTGGCTCTATTGGTTTGGGCAAATCTTCCTGCAGTATTTCTCCGGACGCACCCTGGGAAGTCTCTACCTGTTGGGGGGATTGGCGGGTGCCCTGTTCTACGTGGTTGCTTTCAACACAATCCCTTACTATACAGATATGGACCGGGGATGGATGATAGGTGCCTCTGCAGCGGTGATGGCCATCGTGATGGGTGCTGCCTTCTACCGTCCCGAGGTACAGATAAATCTCCTTTTCCTGGGTCCAATCAAGATCGTCTACATCGCCATTTTTGCTTTTTTGATCGACTTCTTGTCGTTGGGAAGCGCTTCCAATCCCGGGGGACATGTAGCCCATATTGGGGGAGCGCTGCTGGGCTTCCTCTTTGCCATGCAATACAAGCAAGGAAAAGATATCACCAACTGGATGAGTCGCCTGCTCGATGGAGTGGCAGGTCTCTTCAAACCACGACAGAAAAGTGCAAGAATGAAGGTGAAGCACAGCCGTAATGAGACCGACTGGGAGTACAACAGGCGGAAGAATGAAGAGCAGGAGGTGATTGATGCAATCCTGGACAAGTTGAAACAGTCTGGTTATGGCAGCCTCTCATCAGATGAAAAAAAGAAGCTTTTCGATGCGAGCAAGAAGTAA
- a CDS encoding rhomboid family intramembrane serine protease — protein MYNSRNSFAGMLPVVTKNLIIINGIIWLAQFVLFNRANIDLSGQFGLHFPASEDFRIYQLVTYMFLHDPYSISHVFFNMFAVFMFGRTLEQVWGPKRFLTYYLVTGIGAGLIQLLILFIRVQSVLPQEMFYMVDSVTVGASGAVFGILLAFGMLFPNAELFIIPFPFPIKAKWFVIGYGLLELIFGVANRSGDNVAHFAHLGGMLFGIIMILYWRKKDRNHGRYY, from the coding sequence ATGTACAATTCAAGAAACAGTTTTGCGGGAATGTTACCGGTGGTCACCAAGAACCTGATCATCATCAACGGAATCATATGGTTGGCGCAGTTCGTATTGTTCAACAGGGCAAACATTGACCTGTCCGGGCAATTCGGACTTCATTTTCCGGCGTCAGAAGATTTTCGGATCTACCAGTTGGTCACCTACATGTTCCTGCATGACCCCTATTCTATCTCCCATGTCTTCTTCAACATGTTCGCAGTCTTCATGTTCGGACGGACCCTGGAGCAGGTGTGGGGACCCAAAAGATTCCTGACCTATTACCTGGTTACCGGAATTGGTGCAGGACTCATCCAATTGTTAATACTCTTCATCAGGGTTCAATCCGTTCTCCCTCAGGAGATGTTCTACATGGTTGACAGTGTCACCGTGGGCGCCTCCGGTGCCGTTTTCGGCATCCTGCTCGCTTTTGGTATGCTCTTCCCCAATGCCGAGCTGTTCATCATTCCATTTCCTTTTCCAATCAAAGCAAAGTGGTTCGTGATCGGTTATGGCTTGCTGGAGCTCATCTTCGGCGTTGCAAACCGATCGGGCGACAACGTGGCCCATTTTGCCCACCTGGGAGGGATGCTGTTTGGTATCATTATGATTTTATACTGGAGAAAAAAAGACAGGAACCATGGCCGATATTATTGA
- a CDS encoding HU family DNA-binding protein: MNKSELISAIAEKAGLSKVDAKKALDATLDTISGEVKAGGKVVLVGFGTFSVSERSARKGINPRTKKAINIPAKKTAKFKAGSELSNL; the protein is encoded by the coding sequence ATGAACAAATCAGAACTTATTAGCGCTATTGCCGAAAAAGCCGGTCTTAGCAAAGTGGATGCAAAGAAAGCACTGGACGCCACCCTCGACACCATCTCCGGTGAAGTTAAAGCAGGTGGTAAAGTTGTATTGGTTGGATTCGGCACATTCTCAGTGTCTGAAAGAAGTGCACGTAAAGGGATTAACCCTCGTACAAAGAAAGCCATTAACATTCCTGCAAAGAAAACCGCTAAATTTAAAGCCGGTTCGGAATTGTCTAATCTCTAA
- a CDS encoding glycoside hydrolase 43 family protein, producing the protein MKIAFIILLACITLPAAAQNSAQTGSWGDQGNGTYINPILYADYSDPDVVRVDDKYYMVCSEFQYMGMPVLESEDMVNWRLVAQIYSRLDFPAYDSVESYSNGSWAPSIRYHDNRFWVYFCTPTEGLFMSNAEKAEGPWSPLLQVKAVEKWEDPCPLWDDDGNAYLAHSLHGAGPIIIHRMSSDGTTLLDDGFTVYTGPVAEGPKMFKRNDYYYISIPEGGVTHGWQTVLRSKNIYGPYEKRVVLETGSTTINGPHQGAFVETPEGESWFYHFQSDGPMGRVVHLQPAGWQDDWPVVGADIDRNGIGEPVYVWKKPHTGSSSGIDAPQTDDDFNAPRLGLQWQFNHNPVNDAWSLTSHPGYLSLTALQSESFLRAKNSLTQKIMGKSGEAVTALNLTKLAKGQRAGLASFGSMYNLIGVSVEEDGNHLFFESNQDLFDASHRLPGARIRVNYFNTDSNYLEKIPFSGDLIYLKMQYDFNSHENRFYYSSDNIRFILFGRSFDAIFSFWKGARIALFSYNEVENGGTALFNWFRYDYDGPKRVISK; encoded by the coding sequence ATGAAAATCGCATTCATTATCCTGTTGGCCTGCATCACGTTGCCCGCGGCAGCACAAAATTCGGCACAAACAGGCTCCTGGGGGGATCAGGGGAACGGCACCTACATCAATCCAATTCTATATGCCGACTATTCCGACCCTGATGTGGTACGGGTAGATGACAAATATTACATGGTATGTTCCGAGTTTCAGTACATGGGCATGCCTGTGCTTGAGTCGGAAGATATGGTCAACTGGCGCCTCGTGGCTCAGATCTATTCACGTCTCGATTTCCCGGCGTACGACAGCGTGGAGAGCTACTCCAACGGTTCGTGGGCCCCCTCCATTCGTTACCACGACAACAGGTTCTGGGTATACTTCTGTACACCGACAGAGGGATTGTTTATGAGCAATGCGGAGAAGGCGGAAGGACCATGGTCACCATTGCTACAGGTGAAAGCGGTCGAAAAATGGGAAGACCCCTGCCCCCTGTGGGATGACGACGGCAATGCCTATCTTGCGCACAGTCTTCATGGTGCCGGCCCCATCATCATCCACCGGATGAGCAGCGATGGCACAACGCTGCTGGATGATGGCTTCACGGTCTATACCGGACCCGTGGCAGAAGGTCCCAAGATGTTCAAACGCAACGACTATTACTACATCAGCATCCCCGAAGGTGGGGTTACGCACGGTTGGCAGACGGTGCTCCGCTCGAAAAACATATATGGGCCCTACGAGAAGAGGGTGGTCCTCGAGACCGGATCCACCACCATCAACGGTCCCCACCAGGGTGCATTCGTAGAAACTCCCGAAGGTGAGTCCTGGTTTTATCATTTCCAGTCCGACGGCCCCATGGGGAGAGTGGTGCACCTGCAGCCTGCAGGCTGGCAGGACGACTGGCCGGTGGTGGGTGCAGATATCGACCGCAACGGGATCGGTGAGCCGGTCTACGTATGGAAGAAACCGCATACCGGAAGCAGCTCCGGGATAGATGCCCCCCAAACAGATGATGATTTCAACGCACCTCGTCTGGGTCTACAGTGGCAGTTTAACCACAACCCCGTGAATGATGCCTGGTCACTGACCTCTCATCCCGGTTACCTGAGCCTTACAGCACTCCAAAGCGAAAGCTTTCTGAGGGCTAAGAACAGCTTGACACAAAAGATTATGGGCAAAAGCGGGGAGGCAGTGACAGCGCTCAACCTTACAAAGCTGGCAAAAGGACAAAGAGCGGGGCTGGCCAGCTTTGGCTCGATGTACAACCTGATTGGTGTTAGTGTAGAGGAAGATGGCAACCATCTCTTCTTCGAAAGCAACCAGGATCTGTTTGACGCATCCCATCGCCTCCCGGGTGCTAGAATCAGAGTCAATTACTTCAACACCGATTCCAACTATCTGGAGAAGATCCCCTTCAGCGGAGATCTGATTTACCTGAAAATGCAGTACGATTTCAACTCACATGAGAACCGGTTCTACTACAGCAGTGACAACATTCGTTTCATCCTCTTCGGACGATCTTTCGATGCCATATTCAGCTTCTGGAAAGGAGCCCGCATCGCCTTGTTCAGTTACAACGAAGTAGAAAATGGGGGAACGGCACTCTTTAACTGGTTCCGGTATGATTATGACGGGCCAAAAAGAGTGATTTCGAAATGA
- a CDS encoding tetratricopeptide repeat protein codes for MELLKKKWMLVILLLSLSFALEAQINPSQIFAESYRHESAGDYEKAISALSSLNGYDYHKTLRLGWLNYLSRNYEASKRYYRQAVSMAPSAIEPLLGLCYPLEAEKYGEELEKVYKEILRLDSMNSKVNYALGNIYYYRKDFKQAEIYFDKVQRMYPFDYYSSLMSGWTKYFLGKVNEAKRLFQIVLIISPDDQSAKEGLNLLK; via the coding sequence ATGGAACTTCTGAAAAAAAAGTGGATGCTGGTCATCCTGCTACTCTCTCTTTCATTCGCCCTTGAAGCGCAGATCAACCCCTCGCAAATCTTTGCCGAAAGCTACCGCCACGAATCGGCGGGCGACTATGAGAAAGCGATCAGCGCTCTCAGCAGCCTTAACGGGTATGACTACCACAAGACACTACGCCTGGGTTGGCTCAACTATCTCTCCCGTAATTACGAAGCCAGCAAACGCTACTACCGCCAGGCGGTCAGCATGGCACCTTCTGCCATTGAGCCACTTCTGGGACTCTGCTATCCGCTTGAAGCCGAAAAATACGGGGAGGAACTGGAAAAAGTATACAAAGAGATTCTCCGGCTCGACAGCATGAACTCGAAAGTCAACTATGCCCTGGGGAACATCTACTACTACAGGAAAGATTTCAAGCAGGCAGAGATCTATTTCGACAAGGTTCAACGCATGTATCCCTTTGATTACTACTCTTCTCTGATGTCCGGGTGGACCAAATATTTCCTGGGCAAGGTGAATGAGGCTAAACGACTCTTCCAGATTGTCCTGATCATATCACCCGATGATCAGTCGGCCAAAGAGGGATTGAATCTCTTAAAATAA
- a CDS encoding urea transporter, protein MGRSLHPFAVFHLNGIIQSYGQIFFTRSKLYGGMLLLLSLLDLRLGAGGLVAVLLSNLLAHLLGFPKEKIKTGLYGFNAVFIGISMCYKFHINLPFLLLFLFAVILGFMLSIWLETLFNKHQLPILTLPFVLTLFVIDLSYQAFTRVMPILPFERVTTLLAAQMKLPWYDWVHSLDHMQLPQMLYYYLRTMASVFFSDSILVGAMLVIALLLHSRIKSTVAFLGFLFAFVTSKWLGVDLRILTQNLAGVNYIFWGMAIGSFFLVPNSYSYLLVIGLTPVLFLIYTGTEQLITGIGLSSYTLSFSLLSILLIYILKQRSNNRFFIFPYIQHYHPEKTVYKYVNYMHRFGQEMLFKLQLPFLDRWIVSQGYDGEITHLGPWGKALDFEITDEHGSPFSGNGNLREEYYCYNKPVLAPADGYVSLVSNITDENEIGNMDMEKNWGNSIIINHLNGLYTQMSHLKKESFRVRTGDYVKRGAVVAACGNSGRSPVPHLHFQVQLTPELGAATHPYPFGYFFTEEGGKTLLHTGKIPNEGEILFMLSPMVLALDALAAKPGRQLRVSRGSESWDWQIATDAYNKSYIRCPKSRSKAYFENDGTLFYFTDFEGIKTSPLYHFYQSCFKLLLSAGKGIEVNDRMPLTYEHPTGTRWLQDLLAPFVLFTNIRYRSLLAETDNIHYPGMIIYHTETTSTLLRFWRQQRKATVTITPRKIMIENQKQPLCIEWD, encoded by the coding sequence ATGGGAAGGTCGCTTCATCCCTTTGCCGTATTCCACCTAAACGGCATCATCCAGAGCTACGGGCAGATCTTTTTCACCCGCAGCAAGCTCTATGGAGGAATGCTGTTGCTGCTGAGTCTGCTCGACCTGCGACTGGGGGCGGGTGGGCTGGTGGCGGTGCTGCTGAGCAACCTGCTGGCACACCTTCTGGGCTTTCCGAAGGAGAAGATCAAAACAGGTCTCTACGGTTTCAACGCCGTCTTCATCGGCATCAGCATGTGTTACAAGTTCCACATCAACCTGCCCTTCCTGCTGCTCTTCCTCTTCGCCGTCATTCTCGGCTTCATGCTGAGCATATGGCTTGAGACCCTCTTCAACAAACATCAGCTCCCCATCCTCACCCTCCCCTTCGTACTGACACTCTTCGTCATCGACCTCTCCTACCAGGCTTTTACCCGGGTGATGCCAATCCTGCCATTTGAGCGGGTCACCACCCTGCTGGCAGCACAGATGAAGCTGCCATGGTACGACTGGGTACACAGCCTCGACCATATGCAACTGCCGCAGATGCTCTACTATTACCTCAGGACGATGGCATCGGTCTTCTTCAGTGACAGTATCCTGGTGGGAGCAATGCTGGTGATCGCGCTGCTGCTCCACTCCCGCATCAAATCGACCGTCGCCTTCCTCGGCTTCCTCTTTGCCTTTGTCACCAGCAAGTGGCTGGGCGTCGATCTGCGGATACTGACCCAGAATCTTGCAGGAGTAAACTACATCTTCTGGGGGATGGCCATTGGTAGTTTCTTTCTGGTGCCCAATAGCTACAGCTACCTGCTGGTGATTGGCCTCACCCCGGTACTCTTTCTCATCTACACCGGCACCGAGCAGCTGATCACCGGAATCGGACTCTCCTCCTACACCCTCTCCTTCAGCCTACTCTCCATCCTGCTGATCTACATCCTCAAGCAACGCAGCAACAACCGCTTTTTCATCTTTCCATACATCCAGCACTACCACCCGGAGAAAACGGTCTACAAGTATGTCAACTACATGCATCGCTTCGGGCAGGAAATGCTCTTCAAGCTTCAGCTTCCCTTCCTCGACCGGTGGATTGTGAGCCAAGGCTATGACGGGGAGATCACCCACCTGGGGCCCTGGGGCAAAGCGCTCGATTTTGAGATCACCGATGAGCATGGGTCTCCCTTTTCCGGAAATGGGAACCTGAGGGAGGAGTATTACTGCTACAACAAGCCGGTACTGGCACCGGCAGATGGTTACGTAAGCCTGGTCAGCAACATCACAGACGAGAATGAGATCGGCAACATGGATATGGAGAAGAACTGGGGGAACAGCATCATCATCAACCACCTCAACGGCCTCTACACGCAGATGAGTCACTTGAAGAAAGAGAGCTTCAGGGTCCGCACAGGCGACTACGTGAAGAGGGGAGCGGTGGTCGCAGCCTGCGGCAACTCAGGGCGCTCCCCGGTGCCACACCTACATTTTCAGGTCCAGCTGACACCGGAGCTGGGAGCCGCCACCCACCCCTACCCCTTCGGCTACTTCTTTACCGAAGAGGGAGGAAAGACCCTGTTGCACACAGGCAAGATACCCAATGAGGGAGAGATCCTTTTCATGCTGTCACCGATGGTCTTGGCGCTCGATGCACTGGCGGCAAAGCCGGGACGACAGCTGAGGGTGAGCCGGGGGAGCGAAAGCTGGGATTGGCAGATCGCCACAGACGCCTACAACAAAAGCTACATCCGCTGTCCGAAAAGCCGGTCGAAGGCATACTTCGAAAACGACGGCACATTGTTCTATTTCACCGATTTTGAAGGGATAAAAACCTCCCCTCTCTACCACTTCTACCAAAGCTGCTTCAAGTTACTGCTCAGCGCCGGAAAAGGGATTGAAGTGAACGACCGCATGCCGCTCACCTATGAACATCCCACAGGCACCCGGTGGTTGCAGGATTTGCTGGCACCCTTTGTACTCTTCACCAACATACGTTATCGATCGCTGCTGGCTGAGACCGACAACATCCACTACCCTGGAATGATTATCTACCATACCGAGACCACCTCCACCCTGCTTCGCTTCTGGCGCCAACAGAGGAAGGCGACGGTAACAATCACCCCGCGAAAGATCATGATTGAAAACCAAAAACAACCGTTATGCATCGAATGGGATTAA